The sequence below is a genomic window from Cobetia sp. cqz5-12.
GTGGTGATGATCGCCTTCGGCCCCTGGCGGGCCTCGCTGCGTAGCCGGCTGCGCAGCGTATAGAGCCGCGCCAGCCATTCCCGCATTTCCTGCTCATATTCCAGCGCGTGCTCGGTGAGGATCATGCGCTGCGACTGGCGATAGACCAGCTCGACCCCCAGCCACTCCTCGAGCTGCCGTATTCGGCGCGAGAAGGCGGGTTGCGTCACGTTGCGTCGCTCGGCTGCCAGCGAGAAGGTCCCGGCCTCGATCAATGCGAGAAAGTCTTCGATCCATTCGATCTTCATGCGTCGCCTGAGGAGATGTCGGTTGTTGTTGGAGGTTGGCCATCATGCACCGCTTTCCCATTGTGGTGAAGCCTGCAGCGACACCGGCGGACATGGCACGACGCTGACCGGGTGTCCCATGAGAACGAGGCTTTTGGCAATGGATATGACTGCCAGTCGGCGTTGCGGACATGTCGATCTTCTGGATATCTGAGTCGGATCAGAGGATGGGACTGGTCATGCAGAAAAGTAACAAACTTTGAGAAACATGGCATTGGGACTGTCGAGAATCGCGGCTTACTGTTGTGAAGACCGCTCGGCGGCGTGCCGGAGTGATGTCACACATTCGACGAACGTCGTTATGAGAGTAATCCCTATGACAACAATGACTCGCCTGGAGGCTCGTATGCATCTGTCCCGTTTTCCCCGTGTTCGCCTTGGTCACCTCTCGACTCCGCTGGAGCCGATGGACAATCTGAGCAAGCTGCTGGGTGGGCCGCGTCTCTGGATCAAACGTGATGACTGCACCGGGCTTTCCACCGGTGGCAACAAGACCCGCAAGCTGGAATTCCTGATGGCGGACGCGCTGGAGCAGGGCGCCGATACCATCATCACCCAGGGCGCAACCCAGTCCAACCACGCGCGTCAGACCGCTGCCGCTGCCTGCAAGCTGGGTCTTGAGTGCCACATCCTGCTGGAAGACCGTACCGGCAGCGACGACCGCAGCTACAACTACAACGGCAACGTCTTCCTCGACCAGCTGCATGGCGCGACGGTTGCCAAGCGTGCCGGTGGTGCCGACATGGCCGCCGAGATGGAAGCGCTGGCCGACAAGCTGATCGGCAAGGGCAAGAAGCCCTACATCATCCCGGGGGGTGGCTCCAACGAGATCGGCGCACTGGGTTACGTGAATGCCGCCCTCGAGCTGCTGTCCCAGGCCAACGACATGGGCCTCAAGATCGATCACCTCGTTCACGCCACCGGCAGCGCCGGCACCCAGGCGGGACTGGTGACGGGCCTGACCGCCTGCAACTCCGGCATTCCGGTACTCGGCATCGGTGTGCGGGCACCGAAGGACAAGCAGGAAGGCAATGTCTTCGCGCTGGCGCAGAAGACCGAAGCCAAGCTGGGCCTGTCGGATGTGGTCAAGCGTGAAGATGTCGTCGCCAACTGCGATTACGTCGGTGAAGGTTACGGCATTCCGA
It includes:
- a CDS encoding D-cysteine desulfhydrase, which codes for MHLSRFPRVRLGHLSTPLEPMDNLSKLLGGPRLWIKRDDCTGLSTGGNKTRKLEFLMADALEQGADTIITQGATQSNHARQTAAAACKLGLECHILLEDRTGSDDRSYNYNGNVFLDQLHGATVAKRAGGADMAAEMEALADKLIGKGKKPYIIPGGGSNEIGALGYVNAALELLSQANDMGLKIDHLVHATGSAGTQAGLVTGLTACNSGIPVLGIGVRAPKDKQEGNVFALAQKTEAKLGLSDVVKREDVVANCDYVGEGYGIPTESMVEAVTLLAQQEGILLDPVYSGKGMAGLIDLVRKGHFKEGENVVFLHTGGAVALFGYPDAFNFADYQA